A genomic segment from Bosea sp. OAE506 encodes:
- a CDS encoding GntR family transcriptional regulator, with amino-acid sequence MTEHKREIAHPPEPAGSAEILGFRPLYRQVKDHFVRRLVDGVWAPGTALPSEGQLAAELGVSQGTVRKALDELAAENLLVRRQGRGTFVAEHDEQRILFQFFKLVPDDGVAQFPDSTVLATESAEADDAERAALALEAGETVLRIRRIRSLGGKPQVLETVSLPERRFPGLADGPIPNNLYSLFATRYGVTVAHARERLKAVALSPDEARRLGAAAGTPALSIDRIALSLEGVPVERRLSLCLTEEAHYQSDLR; translated from the coding sequence ATGACCGAGCACAAGCGCGAAATCGCGCATCCCCCCGAACCGGCCGGCAGCGCCGAAATTCTCGGCTTCCGGCCGCTCTACCGGCAGGTGAAGGACCATTTCGTGCGCCGACTCGTCGATGGCGTGTGGGCGCCGGGAACGGCGTTGCCGAGCGAGGGGCAGCTTGCGGCCGAACTCGGCGTGAGCCAGGGCACTGTCCGAAAGGCGCTCGACGAACTTGCCGCCGAGAACCTGCTGGTGCGCCGCCAGGGGCGCGGCACCTTCGTTGCCGAGCATGACGAGCAGCGCATCCTGTTCCAGTTCTTCAAGCTGGTGCCGGACGATGGCGTGGCGCAGTTCCCCGACAGCACGGTTCTGGCGACCGAGAGTGCCGAGGCCGACGATGCGGAGCGCGCCGCGCTGGCGCTCGAGGCGGGAGAGACGGTGCTGCGCATCCGGCGCATCCGCTCGCTCGGCGGCAAGCCGCAGGTCCTCGAGACCGTCAGCCTGCCTGAGCGCCGCTTCCCAGGCCTCGCCGACGGGCCCATTCCGAACAATCTCTACAGCCTGTTCGCCACGCGCTACGGCGTGACGGTGGCCCATGCCCGCGAGCGGCTGAAGGCGGTCGCGCTCTCGCCCGACGAGGCGCGCCGCCTCGGAGCCGCAGCCGGCACGCCCGCGCTCTCGATCGACCGCATCGCGCTGTCGCTGGAGGGCGTCCCCGTCGAGCGACGTCTCAGCCTGTGTCTGACCGAGGAGGCTCACTACCAGTCCGATCTGCGCTGA
- a CDS encoding tripartite tricarboxylate transporter substrate-binding protein, producing the protein MSMTKRAALAALLSLGLAAPALAQSFPTKPITVIVSFAAGGPSDVIARLLGEQMSKTLGQPVVVENVAGAGGTAGAKRAAAAEPDGHTILIHHLALAAAPALYANLGYDTKTAFAPIGLVNTGPMVIASKLALPPTDAKSFFPYIKENAEKLTVAHAGVGSNSHLCAVLMSQQLGAKFNQVAYRGTGPAMNDLVGGQIDILCDQSTSAIPQITGKSIRAYAVTSTQRLDVLPDVPTMAEAGAKLDMTIWHGLYAPKGTPAPVLDKLNAALRTALKEPAVVEKFKAFGTSTFPESEMSRDAHARLFAAEVDKWATSLAAAGVKPQG; encoded by the coding sequence ATGAGCATGACCAAAAGGGCGGCCCTGGCCGCGTTGCTGTCACTGGGGCTGGCTGCGCCGGCGCTGGCGCAGAGCTTTCCGACCAAGCCGATCACGGTGATCGTGTCCTTCGCGGCCGGTGGTCCGAGCGACGTGATCGCGCGGCTGCTGGGCGAGCAGATGAGCAAGACGCTCGGCCAGCCGGTCGTGGTCGAGAACGTCGCGGGAGCGGGCGGCACGGCGGGCGCCAAGCGCGCGGCCGCGGCCGAGCCGGACGGGCACACCATCCTGATCCACCATCTCGCGCTCGCCGCGGCGCCGGCGCTCTACGCCAATCTCGGCTACGACACGAAGACCGCCTTTGCGCCGATCGGGCTGGTCAACACCGGTCCGATGGTGATCGCCAGCAAGCTCGCTTTGCCACCGACGGACGCGAAGTCCTTCTTCCCCTACATCAAGGAGAATGCCGAGAAGCTGACGGTGGCGCATGCCGGCGTCGGCTCGAACTCGCATCTTTGCGCCGTGCTGATGTCCCAGCAGCTCGGGGCCAAGTTCAATCAGGTCGCCTATCGCGGTACGGGACCGGCGATGAACGACCTGGTGGGCGGCCAGATCGACATCCTCTGCGACCAGTCGACCTCTGCGATCCCGCAGATCACCGGCAAGAGCATCCGCGCCTATGCCGTGACCTCGACGCAGCGGCTCGACGTTCTCCCCGATGTCCCGACCATGGCGGAAGCGGGCGCCAAGCTCGACATGACGATCTGGCACGGTCTCTACGCGCCGAAGGGGACTCCCGCCCCGGTTCTGGACAAGCTCAACGCGGCGCTGCGGACGGCGCTGAAGGAGCCGGCCGTGGTCGAGAAGTTCAAGGCCTTCGGCACCAGCACCTTCCCCGAGAGCGAGATGAGCCGCGACGCGCATGCCAGGCTCTTCGCGGCCGAAGTCGACAAATGGGCGACGTCTCTCGCGGCGGCCGGCGTCAAGCCGCAGGGCTGA
- the ruvX gene encoding Holliday junction resolvase RuvX, protein MSSNVVTLEAFAALPDHARLLGLDLGTKTIGLALSDVERRIATPLETIKRIKFTQDAAVLLQIAAKYGVAGLVVGLPLNMDGTEGPRVQSTRAFVRHLVPLTSLPILFWDERMSTLAVTRTLLDADASRAKRAAVVDKMAAAYILQGALDRLTRIENAAADEADPDQP, encoded by the coding sequence ATGTCCAGCAATGTCGTGACGCTCGAAGCCTTCGCCGCCCTGCCCGACCATGCAAGGCTGCTCGGGCTCGACCTAGGTACCAAGACGATCGGGCTGGCGCTCTCCGACGTGGAGCGCCGGATCGCGACGCCGCTGGAAACGATCAAGCGGATCAAGTTCACGCAGGACGCCGCCGTGCTGTTGCAGATCGCGGCGAAATACGGCGTCGCCGGGCTGGTCGTCGGCCTGCCGCTCAACATGGACGGGACCGAGGGCCCGCGCGTGCAGTCGACGCGAGCCTTCGTGCGCCATCTGGTTCCGCTGACGTCGCTGCCGATCCTGTTCTGGGACGAGCGGATGTCGACGCTGGCGGTCACGCGCACGCTGCTCGATGCAGACGCCTCGCGCGCCAAGCGGGCAGCCGTGGTCGACAAGATGGCGGCGGCCTACATCCTCCAGGGGGCGCTCGACCGGCTCACCCGGATCGAGAACGCGGCCGCAGACGAGGCCGATCCCGACCAGCCCTGA
- a CDS encoding AEC family transporter produces the protein MLTSLIAVFLVIATGWFLKARGIVAPSHWLGVERLTYQVLFPSVVIHTLAVADLSRLPVLAMGLSLVLAILIVAGALLLARPLLARAGVDGPAFTSIFQGSVRWNTFVALALAAGLQGRDGTTLMAIAVAAMIPLLNVMCVLVLSRFAHGRPMGAMATVRSIAFNPFIWSSVVGLVLNQCQWMLPAAIVSYLDVMGRAALGVGLLAVGAGLDLRSLARPRTAHLVAVTTKLVVMPLLAWTIARHLGLSGPALTMTVVAAAVPTATAAYFLARDLGGDAPLMAEITTLQTLLALATLPLAVLFLG, from the coding sequence ATGCTGACCAGCCTGATCGCCGTCTTTCTCGTCATCGCCACCGGCTGGTTCCTGAAGGCCCGCGGAATCGTCGCACCGAGCCATTGGCTTGGCGTCGAGCGGCTGACCTATCAGGTCCTGTTCCCATCGGTCGTGATCCACACCCTCGCCGTCGCCGATCTCAGTCGCCTGCCCGTGCTGGCGATGGGGCTGAGCCTCGTCCTGGCCATCCTGATCGTGGCCGGAGCACTGCTGCTGGCCCGCCCGCTCCTGGCGCGCGCCGGGGTCGATGGGCCGGCCTTCACCTCGATCTTCCAGGGCTCCGTGCGCTGGAACACCTTCGTCGCGCTCGCGCTGGCCGCCGGCCTGCAGGGCCGCGACGGCACCACGCTGATGGCGATCGCGGTCGCCGCGATGATCCCGCTGCTCAACGTGATGTGCGTGCTCGTTCTGTCGCGCTTCGCCCATGGCCGGCCGATGGGCGCGATGGCGACGGTCCGCTCAATCGCCTTCAACCCCTTCATCTGGTCGTCCGTGGTCGGCCTCGTGCTCAACCAGTGCCAGTGGATGCTGCCGGCCGCGATCGTGAGCTATCTCGACGTGATGGGCCGGGCCGCGCTTGGCGTCGGGCTGCTGGCGGTCGGTGCCGGGCTCGATCTGCGCAGCCTCGCGCGGCCCCGCACCGCCCATCTCGTAGCGGTGACCACCAAGCTCGTGGTGATGCCGCTGCTGGCCTGGACCATCGCCCGCCATCTCGGGCTGAGCGGCCCTGCCCTGACGATGACGGTGGTCGCGGCGGCGGTCCCGACCGCGACGGCGGCCTATTTCCTCGCCCGTGATCTCGGCGGCGATGCGCCGCTGATGGCCGAGATCACGACGTTGCAGACGCTGCTCGCGCTGGCGACGCTGCCGCTGGCGGTTCTTTTCCTCGGCTGA
- the dprA gene encoding DNA-processing protein DprA codes for MVLSDRQRLDWLRLIRSESVGPRTFRSLMNRFGGAAAAIEALPDLARQAGRTLRICTLAEAEREMEGLRRRGARLLALGEAAYPPALQAIDTAPPLIAVLGRAEVLLRPCVAIVGSRNASAAGLKFTARLARDLGEAGFVVVSGLARGIDTAAHEASFGTGTVAVLAGGLDEVYPPQNIPLLQRLLADGAAISEMPLGLAPRGRDFPRRNRLVSGLSLGTVVVEAVRKSGSLITARFANEQGRIVFAVPGSPLDPRAEGGNHLIREGATLCAEAAHVVEALAPLIGTDGALLQPPPAMHEGAGETQTQPLWDELDLPGIEPAPLALWPEPAAVTPDPASTTEHSEGIRPRLLALLGAAPVSLDDLVRASGCSARDVSRTVLDLELDGAIRRHPGGALSRVED; via the coding sequence ATCGTCCTCAGCGATCGCCAGCGTCTCGACTGGCTGCGGCTGATCCGCAGCGAAAGCGTCGGCCCGCGCACCTTCCGCTCGCTGATGAACCGCTTCGGCGGGGCCGCGGCCGCCATCGAGGCGCTGCCCGATCTCGCGCGCCAGGCCGGCCGTACGCTTCGAATCTGCACGCTCGCGGAGGCCGAGCGCGAGATGGAGGGGCTGCGCCGGCGTGGAGCCCGCCTCCTCGCCCTGGGCGAGGCCGCCTATCCGCCCGCGCTGCAGGCGATCGACACCGCCCCACCGCTGATCGCCGTTCTTGGGCGGGCCGAGGTGCTGCTGCGCCCTTGCGTCGCCATCGTCGGCTCGCGCAATGCCTCCGCCGCCGGGCTGAAATTCACCGCGCGTCTCGCGCGTGACCTGGGCGAAGCGGGCTTCGTCGTCGTCTCCGGCCTCGCACGCGGGATCGACACGGCCGCTCACGAAGCCAGCTTCGGTACGGGCACGGTCGCGGTACTCGCCGGCGGGCTGGACGAGGTCTATCCGCCGCAGAACATCCCGCTGCTGCAGCGCCTCCTGGCGGACGGCGCCGCGATCAGCGAGATGCCGCTCGGCCTCGCGCCCCGGGGGCGCGACTTTCCGCGGCGCAACCGCCTCGTCTCGGGGCTGTCGCTGGGCACGGTCGTGGTCGAGGCCGTCCGCAAATCCGGCTCGCTGATCACCGCCCGCTTCGCCAACGAGCAGGGGCGGATCGTCTTCGCCGTCCCCGGCTCGCCGCTCGATCCTCGCGCCGAGGGCGGCAATCACCTGATCCGCGAGGGCGCGACGCTCTGCGCCGAGGCCGCCCATGTCGTCGAGGCACTGGCGCCCCTCATCGGGACGGACGGCGCGCTTCTCCAGCCTCCGCCCGCGATGCATGAGGGCGCGGGTGAGACGCAGACGCAGCCCCTTTGGGACGAACTCGATCTGCCTGGCATCGAGCCGGCACCGCTGGCGCTCTGGCCGGAGCCCGCGGCGGTGACGCCGGATCCCGCGAGCACGACCGAGCACAGCGAGGGCATTCGCCCGCGCCTCCTCGCCCTGCTGGGGGCGGCCCCGGTGTCGCTGGACGATCTGGTGCGGGCGAGCGGCTGTTCGGCCCGCGATGTCAGCCGCACCGTGCTCGATCTCGAACTGGACGGTGCGATCCGCCGCCACCCCGGAGGGGCGCTGTCGCGCGTCGAGGACTGA
- the plsY gene encoding glycerol-3-phosphate 1-O-acyltransferase PlsY codes for MSDVMNWSLSGSAGAAALVLGYLLGSIPFGIILTGLSGGPDLRSIGSGNIGATNVLRTGNKKLAALTLLGDMLKGTAAVLLAAALLGGREAGLVAGLGAFLGHLFPVWLRFKGGKGVATFLGILIALKGSIALIFAALWLSIAYLTRYSSLSALIASLLTPLLLLFWVRDAKAAALMAVLTLLLWFMHRANIARLLAGSEGKIGQKG; via the coding sequence ATGAGCGACGTGATGAACTGGAGCCTGTCCGGCTCGGCTGGCGCCGCTGCGCTGGTGCTCGGCTATCTGCTCGGCTCGATTCCCTTCGGCATCATCCTGACCGGCCTGAGCGGCGGGCCCGATCTGCGCAGCATCGGTTCGGGCAATATCGGCGCGACCAACGTCCTGCGCACCGGCAACAAGAAGCTGGCGGCGCTTACCCTGCTCGGTGACATGCTCAAGGGCACGGCGGCCGTGCTGCTCGCCGCCGCCCTGCTCGGCGGGCGCGAGGCAGGGCTGGTGGCGGGGCTTGGCGCCTTTCTAGGCCACCTCTTCCCGGTGTGGCTGCGCTTCAAGGGCGGCAAGGGCGTCGCCACCTTCCTCGGCATCCTGATCGCGCTGAAGGGCTCGATCGCCCTGATCTTCGCCGCGCTCTGGCTCAGCATCGCCTATCTCACGCGCTATTCCTCGCTGTCGGCCCTGATTGCGAGCCTGCTGACGCCGCTGCTGTTGTTGTTCTGGGTGCGCGACGCCAAGGCGGCGGCACTGATGGCCGTGCTCACCCTGTTGCTCTGGTTCATGCACCGGGCGAACATTGCTCGCCTCCTCGCCGGGAGCGAGGGCAAGATCGGGCAGAAGGGCTGA
- the pyrC gene encoding dihydroorotase — translation MAELQDVAILDARLVDPATGRDGRGSLLLRDGVIASVEWGPAPATAEGTRRIDARGLVVAPGLVDLRAFLGEPGAEFRETLGTGSQAAAAGGVTTVVCRPDTDPPIDDPAIIDFIKRRARDKAIVNVLPCAALTKGLHGKEITEIGLLLEAGAVAFGDGAKALRNPQIMRRALIYARDFDALIMNHVEDPDLRGAGVMAEGEFASRKGLPGIPREAETVMLERDLRLARATGGRYHAAMISCSDSVELIRRAKAEGLRVTCGASINNLTLNENDVGDYRTFCKVSPPLRDEQERLALVAALAEGVIDVVVSDHDPQDVETKRQPFAEAADGALGIETLLSASLRLVQAGQIALPDLLAALSTKPADLLGLRCGRLAPGAPADLMLLDVDAPYVVDKRKLKSRAKNSPFDEARLEGIVQATLVGGRVVYEAPAG, via the coding sequence ATGGCCGAACTTCAGGACGTCGCGATCCTCGATGCGCGCCTCGTCGACCCCGCCACAGGCCGCGACGGGCGTGGCTCGCTGCTGCTGCGCGATGGTGTCATCGCGTCGGTCGAGTGGGGGCCAGCCCCCGCGACCGCCGAAGGCACCCGCCGCATCGACGCGCGCGGGTTGGTCGTCGCGCCGGGCCTCGTCGATCTGCGCGCCTTCCTCGGTGAGCCGGGCGCCGAGTTCCGCGAGACGCTGGGGACGGGTTCTCAGGCTGCAGCGGCCGGCGGCGTCACCACCGTGGTCTGCCGGCCCGACACCGACCCGCCGATCGACGACCCCGCCATCATCGACTTCATCAAGCGCCGCGCCCGCGACAAGGCGATCGTCAACGTCCTGCCCTGCGCCGCTCTGACCAAGGGCCTGCACGGCAAGGAGATCACTGAGATCGGCCTGCTGCTGGAGGCCGGCGCGGTCGCTTTCGGCGATGGCGCCAAGGCCCTGCGCAATCCGCAGATCATGCGCCGCGCCCTGATCTATGCTCGCGATTTCGACGCGCTGATCATGAACCATGTCGAGGATCCCGATCTGCGCGGCGCCGGCGTGATGGCCGAGGGCGAGTTCGCCAGCCGCAAGGGCCTTCCGGGCATCCCGCGCGAGGCCGAGACGGTGATGCTGGAGCGCGATCTGCGCCTCGCCCGGGCGACCGGCGGGCGCTACCACGCCGCGATGATCTCCTGCTCGGATTCGGTCGAACTCATCCGCCGGGCGAAGGCCGAAGGCCTGCGCGTCACCTGCGGCGCCTCGATCAACAACCTGACGCTGAACGAGAACGACGTCGGCGACTACCGCACCTTCTGCAAGGTTTCGCCGCCCCTGCGCGACGAACAGGAGCGGCTGGCCCTGGTCGCCGCGCTGGCCGAGGGCGTCATCGACGTCGTCGTATCCGATCATGATCCGCAGGATGTCGAGACCAAGCGCCAACCCTTCGCCGAGGCCGCGGACGGCGCGCTCGGCATCGAGACGCTGCTTTCGGCCTCGCTGCGCCTGGTGCAGGCGGGCCAGATCGCCTTGCCGGACCTGCTGGCGGCGCTGTCGACCAAGCCGGCCGACCTGCTGGGCCTGCGCTGCGGCCGGCTCGCGCCCGGTGCACCCGCCGACCTGATGCTGCTCGACGTCGATGCGCCCTATGTCGTCGACAAGCGCAAGCTCAAGTCGCGCGCCAAGAACTCGCCCTTCGACGAGGCGCGGCTGGAAGGCATCGTCCAGGCGACCCTGGTCGGCGGCCGCGTGGTCTATGAGGCGCCGGCGGGGTAG
- a CDS encoding aspartate carbamoyltransferase catalytic subunit — MTSPAPLYPHRHLLGIEGLSHLDIEALLDRADAYVALSRQVEKKTATLRGRTQINLFFEPSTRTQASFELAGKRLGADVMNMSVASSSVKKGETLIDTAATLNAMRPDIIVVRHHAAGAVHLLARKVGCSVVNAGDGAHEHPTQALLDALTIRRNKGRIMGLTVAICGDILHSRVARSNIILLNALGAKVRLIAPSTLLPAGIERMGVEVFTDMNKGLEGADIVMMLRLQLERMHGAFVPSSKEYFRYFGLDREKLQRAQPDALVMHPGPMNRGVEISSEVADGAQSLIREQVEMGVAVRMAVLDALAQHLPNI, encoded by the coding sequence ATGACATCGCCAGCCCCGCTCTATCCGCACCGGCATCTCCTCGGGATCGAGGGGTTGTCCCATTTGGACATCGAGGCGCTGCTCGACCGGGCCGACGCCTATGTCGCGCTCTCCCGCCAGGTCGAGAAGAAGACGGCGACCCTGCGCGGCCGCACCCAGATCAACCTGTTCTTCGAGCCCTCGACCCGGACGCAGGCCTCCTTCGAGCTGGCCGGCAAGCGGCTGGGCGCCGACGTCATGAACATGTCGGTCGCGTCCTCCTCGGTGAAGAAGGGCGAGACGCTGATCGACACCGCCGCGACCCTGAACGCGATGCGGCCCGACATCATCGTCGTGCGCCATCATGCGGCGGGCGCGGTCCATCTGCTGGCCCGCAAGGTCGGCTGCTCGGTGGTGAATGCCGGCGACGGCGCCCATGAGCACCCGACCCAGGCCCTGCTCGACGCCCTGACCATCCGCCGCAACAAGGGGCGGATCATGGGGCTGACGGTGGCGATCTGCGGCGACATCCTGCACTCGCGCGTCGCCCGCTCGAACATCATCCTGCTCAATGCGCTCGGCGCCAAGGTGCGCCTGATCGCCCCCTCGACGCTTCTGCCCGCCGGCATCGAGCGCATGGGCGTCGAGGTCTTCACCGACATGAACAAGGGCCTGGAAGGCGCTGACATCGTGATGATGCTGCGCCTCCAGCTCGAGCGCATGCATGGCGCCTTCGTGCCGTCCTCGAAGGAGTATTTCCGTTACTTCGGCCTCGACCGGGAGAAGCTGCAGCGGGCACAGCCCGACGCGCTCGTCATGCATCCGGGCCCGATGAACCGTGGCGTCGAGATTTCCTCCGAGGTCGCCGACGGCGCCCAGTCGCTGATCCGCGAGCAGGTCGAGATGGGTGTCGCGGTGCGGATGGCCGTGCTCGACGCGCTGGCGCAGCATCTGCCCAACATCTGA
- a CDS encoding serine hydrolase, producing the protein MSPSAVPAAHGSTWSTIAPAEAGFDEAKLAAAVAFAQAHESPWPKSLFYPDGSYVGNREWNESGPWTEIVGPVRERGGPAGLVLKGRRIVAEWGDTTRTDMTFSIAKSYLSVLAGLAVQDGLIADLDEPVGHSLPGPFFASTHNAKITWRHLLQQSSEWQGEIFDKSDQVDHNRQVGPSADNSRKGQKRQLHAPGSFYEYNDVRVNLLGWCLLQRFRKPLPEVLRERIMDPIGASSEWEWQGYENSFVEIDGQRMQSVPGGGHWGGGLFIGARDHARFGLLMARGGEWGGRSLLSADWIAQMVAPSPTLANYGFLWWLNRGPTARPALPASAYWALGAGTNIILVDPENDLVAVLRWIDGASFDAFLGHLYGAMA; encoded by the coding sequence ATGTCCCCCTCCGCCGTTCCCGCCGCCCATGGCTCGACCTGGAGCACGATCGCGCCGGCCGAGGCCGGGTTCGACGAAGCCAAACTGGCAGCCGCAGTCGCCTTCGCGCAGGCCCATGAGAGCCCCTGGCCGAAGAGCCTGTTCTACCCCGATGGAAGTTATGTCGGGAATCGCGAATGGAACGAAAGCGGGCCATGGACCGAGATCGTCGGCCCCGTGCGCGAGCGCGGCGGGCCGGCCGGCCTCGTGCTGAAGGGCAGGCGCATCGTCGCCGAATGGGGCGACACCACCCGCACCGACATGACCTTCTCGATCGCCAAGAGCTATCTGTCCGTGCTGGCGGGGCTCGCCGTACAGGACGGGCTGATCGCCGATCTCGACGAGCCGGTGGGCCACAGCCTGCCCGGCCCGTTCTTCGCAAGCACCCACAACGCCAAGATCACCTGGCGGCACCTGCTGCAGCAGTCGAGCGAGTGGCAGGGCGAGATCTTCGACAAGTCCGACCAGGTCGACCACAACCGCCAGGTCGGCCCCAGCGCCGACAACAGCCGCAAGGGCCAGAAGCGGCAGCTGCATGCGCCCGGCAGCTTCTACGAATACAACGACGTGCGGGTGAACCTGCTCGGCTGGTGCCTGCTGCAACGCTTCCGCAAGCCGCTGCCCGAGGTGCTGCGCGAGCGCATCATGGACCCGATCGGCGCTTCATCCGAGTGGGAGTGGCAGGGCTACGAGAATTCCTTCGTCGAGATCGACGGGCAGCGCATGCAGTCCGTGCCGGGCGGCGGCCATTGGGGCGGCGGCCTGTTCATCGGCGCGCGCGACCATGCCCGCTTTGGCCTGCTGATGGCACGGGGCGGCGAATGGGGCGGCCGCAGCCTGCTCTCGGCCGACTGGATTGCGCAGATGGTCGCGCCCTCCCCGACCCTGGCGAATTACGGCTTCCTGTGGTGGCTGAACCGCGGCCCCACGGCCCGGCCGGCTCTCCCTGCCAGCGCCTACTGGGCGCTGGGCGCAGGCACCAACATCATCCTTGTCGACCCCGAGAACGATCTCGTCGCGGTGCTGCGCTGGATCGACGGAGCGTCGTTCGACGCCTTCCTGGGCCACCTCTATGGCGCGATGGCCTGA